One Aegilops tauschii subsp. strangulata cultivar AL8/78 chromosome 2, Aet v6.0, whole genome shotgun sequence genomic window, GGCTGGTGAGATGGTAAGCTGGTGCGCGGGCTGGTTCGGTGGTCCGATTCGTGTTGGTGCGGGCGTGCCGTTGATGGTTTGCTGTTGGTTTCTGCTCAGGCGGGGCGCAAGGAGACGGCGCTCGACCTGGCCAAGTTCGTCGACAAGGGCGTCCAGGTCAAGCTCACCGGCGGCCGCCAAGGTTTGATTGGCACAGCCGAAACCCCTCTTTTTCTTCTGTCCCTGTGTTATGATACATTGTCAGATCCGCTAGAGGCGCCCCCGATTTGTTTGCGTTAGGCTCTGTCGCCGGTGGAGTATTTGGTGCAGAGATGGGTGTACAAATGTCACCGACACAACTTGTTAGTTTGGTCTTCGTCTGATTCAGTTGTTGCATCTTGTGTTCCTGTAGTATGCTGATAAATGCCTCTCTGTGGGTTTGTTTGCTGTTTTCATTCTAGTCAGCAAACAAATGCCTCTGTGTAAGTTGTTTATCTAGTCCCTACAGTGAGCAAACGGGTGGGGTGGGAAAAGCAAAATTAAGCTGGTTCATGGTAATTCATCGTGTGTTAGCGTGATGTACGGATTTTTATGGCAAATCATTTACAAGCTTGTGCTTGCTTGCACCTCTTTTTTGTTGGGCATGTTTGTCTACAGATTTTGATGGGTATGGGTATGAGGTGTCTCTTACCTTAGTAGTTGACAAGTATTTCAGCTCGTATGAGTCGTCTCTTACCTTACTACGTAGTTGAGAAGTATTTAAGCTCCTACGGTGGCCAGGTCTATGAAACCCATGTACCTGTTTGTCTCCTCCTGTGCTCTTGCTTGCAGTCGTATACTGACGTGACATAAGCATGTTTGCAGTTACAGGAACCTTGAAGGGATATGACCAGCTGCTCAACTTAGTGCTGGATGAAGCAGTCGAGTCTGAAAGAGGTATTTAGGCTTCCTTCCTTTGGGTTTTACTGACCATCTATTCTTTTTCCTAAATCATTGACAGTGTCTACAGTTAGAGCTTAGGATGAGAGTTATGACTTATTTGTTCAGCATAGAATCTTTTGTTCTACTAAAATTTCGTCAAGGCTGACCTTGTACTAGAGCACTGCATGGAGTAGTAGATTACAACAAATATGTTTTCTATAAACAGCATGATCATCGTGACTCTTGGACATCTAATAAAGAGAACAATGCCCCTCCTTTCTTCTACAGTATCATGTCTTATAATCCTCATGTTGCAATTTTCTTTTTTAGAGCAAGATGACCCGTTGAAGCTGTCAACCAAGACCAGACAACTTGGTCTCATTGTAAGTACTCTTTTACTATTGTCTATCAGTCAACATGTGGATTCAATCCTCTGCCTATCATTTTGAATATCTTGATAGTGGATGCTATCCTCCATTGTTTACCGACGTTATATTAACATATATACCATGTGGCCCTTAATCTTTCTCAGCAATTAGTTACCCATGTGCTCATCAGTTGTTATGCTGGATATGAATTGATTGTTTCATAAATCCTTTTGTGTGTTTTGCTTTGCTATTGTTGAGTACATATGCCATACATCTATTGACACAATGATACTTTGTGTTGCAGGTGTGCAGAGGCACTGCTGTCATGCTGGTGTCACCAACTGATGGAACCGACGAGATTGCCAACCCCTTCCTCGCAGCGGAGGGGGCGTCATAAGCTTTATACTGGGCAATTGGTTCAGAGCTGTATTACTCAAGCATGTGCCGAAAGAGCTTCTGTTCTTTTGGAAAAAACTAATTGTACCCGTGTTTGACATGTGCTGATGAACTTGTAATTTGTATCGAGCTGCTTAAAACATCCTTCCATAGCAGCCATGGTTGCATGTATCTTCATTGCTGGAGAATGTTGTCATGGTTCTAGGAGAATGGCTGCATCTATCTTGCATTCTAGCTTGATGAAATATCAGGTGAAGATACAAGTTTACCAGATTTGCTCACAGACAAAATACCATGGAAGACGCCTGATTGAATGATCTCCAGTGGGTGGGTTCTATTACCATGTGTGCCCAGGCCTGCTTCCTTTTTTACCAGCCTCTCTGTTTCTGTCAGTATAGAGGAAAGTCTTCAGTCccttgagagaaagaaaaaaatggcCAATAAAAGATCCAGCCTGCCCACTTGCTAGTCAGGAAAAATAGCAGCTCCGTTTTCGTGGGCGTCGTTTGCTGCTCTCCTCAATTTGTAGatgcttagagcatctctagcagacctcGCATTCTGCCggcccgcaaaacgcgtttgcagtttACGAAAAAACGGCTTTGCGGGCCGGCGCGGATGGCCGCGGATGTAGACCCCGCATAACGGACCCGTAAAAAAGAATATCTGCGTATATTCTTTCCCgtgtcttcttcctctcgcctgTGTTCATAGTCAGCTCCCGTCGTTCATGGTAGTCGCCGAATCGATCCAGGAGGCAGCTCCTCCGTGTTGCCGGATGGATCTGGGAGCTAGCTAGCTATTCCATGGCCGGCTGGATCGAGGAGCTTTCTAGCTACTCCCTCAACGTTCGTGGCCGGATGGATCGAGGACCTTGCGagcgagctagctagctagctcgtTCGTGGCCGGGTAGCTGCTCGAGTCTTCAGCCATTGCTCCTGTGATCTACTCCGCAAGCCGATGCCGCGGTAGCGGTAAACGACGAGATTCCGGCGAGTTCTGTGACGGAAGGTCACCGGAGCACGTGTGCGCACGGAGGAATTTTCTTGTCGCGTAGCGTTGACCGGTTTGCAGTTCCCCTTATATTTTGCTTCCAAATCTGCAAAATTAAGGGTCGTGGGGATGGATTCCCAGGGGCCTGCAAATTTTTTACGGGTTTAACCGCTTTTGCGGGGTCTATTCGGAACGTTTTTTGACATCACGAAACTGCAAACGCGGATTTTTGCGGATTTGACCGCTTttacggggtctgctagagatgctcttagtgCCAGGCAGAGGCAGAGCCGCGTCAGGAAAAATAGCAGCTCCTTTTTCGTGGGCGTCTTTTGCTGCTCTCCTCAATCTGTAGATGCTTAGTGCCAGGCAGAGGCAGAGCCGCGTCGGGCAACGAACAATTGGGTGACAGGATATGCTCCTGCCCCTGAGAATCTGATCTTCAATATCAATtgtaaaaaataaaaataaaaaacctTCGTTGGAGCAGTGAAAAGTTAGTAGAACACTAGTAAGATTGCACGTAATCACTCCTTGATATTCCATGGTCAAAGTCTCGTTCTCATGTGTCAAAATAGACCATCTTCGTATTGCCACTCGTGTGTCAAGTTAGAACCTTTTTACATTATCACCGGCCTCTTCCAAATATCCGAGTGTTTTCCTCATGGTGCTCGTAGCCTCATAGGTACAGTGATTGTCACTATCACACTTGTTCAAGTAAAACCTCTTACACTGGTCATTCCGCAGTTCAACCCACGCAAGGCATGCGATGTGCAAGGGGAACACTTGGCATCACCCGACGAATCACATCGCATGTGTTGAAATACAAATAAGAATTATTGACCTTGTTTGAGAAGACTTCTTCAGTGCACATCAGAGAGCTTTAACTGAGATGTTGGTTCCTCATGACATTCATATACTACTATATAACAATGCAGTGTATGTGTGACGAAAGCATAATAAGACGAGAATAGATTGTTCTATTCCAACTTACATAGTTAACATCAATTTATGAAACATACCATAGGTAATTCTCTCAGTGCTTCAAACACGATGTGTAAAAATGAACTGAAATGAACTTTAGACATAACACAGCTATTCTAATATGATGGAAGCTTCTCCATGTCATTTGACATGAAGAACCTTGTGTAAAGTTTCATCAGAAGAGTATAAAACACATCTCTGGAGGAGACAAACTAATGTCTTGCAATGTACGCAAGTACCTAGTTTCATTTGGCACTCAGACATTAATGAACACAAATCACCATGAATCAAATCCGCCAGCTCCTTACTTGATGCATTGGAAAGCACATCCTCATATCAACCTATCTAAACACCTGAAGATTCACAACTTGGCACATCAGTCACCCTATGACCACACATGTGCCTCGGTTCTTGTGCATATGAAATATTTCAGAAAATTAAATCCAAAAATTCTATTAACTGAACTGCGCATAGTCAATTGGGAATAAGCACATAAAGTAACTCAATCCAACTATACTAAACAAACACACGGAATAATGTGTTAAAGATGCACGCCTTGAAGACTCTGATCCAATCGAGACTGAGAATTGAATAGCAACCCATTAGTCTGGCAAGCCGTTGCGTGCATCCCGAGAGTCCTCTGAGTCTAAGGTGGCAGCTCAGATAGAGCAGGTAAATTTGGATGTTTGTTCGAGGACTCCCAGTAGCTTGCTAAATACCATCTGCAGCTAAATATTCATGGCTATTCAGATCAAAATTGAAAGAAATACATCTAAGCAAAATACCACTCAACTGTTAACCCTCAGCTTGTCATCGAAGCTCTGACTTGCTGCTTGTTTCGCGCTCATGCAGTCATAACAATTGAGTGACGTCTATATGTAAGCATATCATATTATCGACATGGTGTTTAATTCACCACAGTGAGCAAGGAAAGGTGTAGAAAAGACTTATACCAATTTCTGATCAATATGGTTAAGAGAGTGGTTTTTCTACACCCACCCTTGGTACGGTGcaccctgctacctcttgagcactgcgttggttttcccttgaagaggaaagggtgatgcagcaaagtagcgtaagtatttccctcagtttttgagaaccaaggtatcaatccagtaggaggccacgcacgagtccctcgcacctacacaaacaaataaatcctcgcaaccaacgtgataaggggttgtcaatccctacacggtcacttacgagagtgagatctgatagatatgataagataatatttttggtatttttatgataaagatgcaaagtaaagaaagtaaaatgaaaaaggcgccagaaatagctaagtgttggaagagtaatatgatggaaaatagacccgggggccataggtttcactattggcttctctcaagagcataagtatttacggtgggtgaacaaattactgttgagcaattgacagaattgagcatagttatgagaatatctaggtatgatcatgtatataggcatcacgtccgagacaagtagaccgactcctgcctgcatctactactattactccacacatcgaccgctatccagcatgcatctagaatattaagtccataagaacagagtaacactttaagcaagatgacatgatgtagagggataaattcatgcaatatgatataaaccccatcttgttatccctgatggctgatacgtctccatcgtatctacttttccaaacacttttgcccttgttttggactctaacttgcatgatttgaatggaactaacccggactgacgctgttttcagcagactttccatggtgttatttatgtgcagaaacaaaagttctcggaatgacctgaaactccacggaacatctttttggaaaatattaaaaatactggaagaaaaatccacgtcagggggcccacaccctgtccacgagggtgggaggcgcgcctgcccccctgggcgcgcccccctacctcgtgggccccctgacgctccaccgacctcagctccaactccatatattcactttcggggagaaaaaaatcagagagaaggattcatcgcgttttacgatacggagccgctgccaagccctaaaacctctcgggagggctgatctggagtccgttcggggctccggagagggggattcgtcgctgtcgtcatcatcaaccatcctccatcaccaatttcatgatgctcaccgccgtgtgtgagtaattccatcgtaggcttgctggacggtgatgggttggatgagatctatcatgtaatcgagttagttttgttagggtttgatccctagtatccactatgttctgagattgatgttgctatgactttgctatgcttaatgcttgtcactagggcccgagtgccatgatttcagatttgaacctattatgttttcatgaatatatgtgagttcttgatcctatcttgcaagtctatagtcacctactatgtgttatgatccggcaaccccgaagtgacaataatcaggaccactcccggtgatgaccatagtttgaggagttcatgtattcactatgtgttaatgttttgttccggtactctattaaaaggaggccttaatatcccttagtttccgctaggaccccgctgccacgggagggtaggacaaaagatgtcatgcaagttcttttccataagcacgtatgactatattcggaatacatgcctacattacattgatgaattggagctagttctgtgtcaccctatgttatgattgttacatgatgaaccacatccggcataattctccatcaccgatccaatgcctacgagcttttcacatattgttcttcgcttatttacttttccgttgctactgttacaatcactacaaaacaccaaaaatattacttttgctaccgttacttttgttactgttaccactactatcatattactttgctactaaacactttgctgcagatactaagttatccaggtgtggttgaattgacaactcaactgctaatacttgagaatattctttggctccccttgtgtcgaatcaataaatttgggttaaatactctcccctcgaaaactgttgcgatcccctatacttatgggttatcaatggcaacaatacaatacgtgccttgctgcccctactgtcactgggaaaggacatcgcaagattgaaccaaaagctaagcacttctcgcattgcaagaaagatcaatctagtaggccaaaccaaactgataattcgaagggacttgcaaagataaccaatcatacataaaagaattcagaagattcaaatattgttcatagataaacttgatcataaacccacaattcatcggtctcaacaaacacaccgcaaaagaagattacatcgaatagacctccacgagagaggggggggacattgtattgagatccaaaaagagagaataagccatctagctaataactatggacccgaaggtctgaggtaaactactcacacatcatcggagaggctatggtgttgatgtagaagccctccgtgatcgatgccccctccggcggagctctggaacaagccccaagatgggatctcacgggtacaaaaggttgcggcggtggaattaggtttttggctccgtatctggtagtttgggggtacgtaagtatatataggaggaagaagtacgtcggtggagcaacagggggcccacgagggtggagggcgcacctggggggggggtaggcgcgcccccttacctcgtggcctcctgtttgatgtcttgatgtagggtccaagtcctctggatcacgttcgttccgaaaatcacgttcccgaaggtttcattccgtttggactccgtttgatattctttttctgcgaaactttgaattaggcaaaaaaacagcaattatgggctgggcctccggttaataggttagtcccaaaaataatataaaagtgtataataaagcccaataatgtccaaaacagaatatattatagcatggaacaataaaaaattatagatacgttggagacgtatcaagcatccccaaacttaattcctgctcgtcctcgagtaggtaaatgataaaaacagaatttttgatgtggaatgctactaggcataattttaatgtaattcttcttaattgtggtatgaatattcagatccgaaagattcaagataaaagttcaatattgacataaaaataataatacttcaagcatactaactaagcaattatgttttctcaaaataacatggccaaagaaagttcatccctacaaaatcatatagtttagtcatgctccattttcttcacacaagaatgctctcacatgcacaaccccgatgacaagccaagcaattgtttcatactttagtaatctcaaactttttcaaccttcacgcaatacatgagcgtgagccatggatatagcactatgggtggaatagagtataatgatgggggttatgtggagaagataaaaaaggagaaaggctcacatcaacgaggctaatcaatgagctatggagatgcccatcgattgatgttaatgcaaggagtagggattgccatgcaacggatgcactagagctataaatgtatgaaagctcaataaaagaaactaagtgggtgtgcatccaacttgcttgctcacgaagacctagggcacttgaggaggcccattgttggaatatacaagccaagttctataattaaaaattcccactagtatatgaaagtgacataacaagagactctctatcatgaagatcatggtgctactttgaagcacaagtggggaaaaaggatagtaacattgtcccttctctctttctctctctttttttgggccttcctctttttttatggcctttctcttttttttattcctcacttgggacaatgctctagaaaatgatgatcatcacacttctatttatttacaactcaatgattacaactcgatactagaacaaagtatgactctatatgaatgcctccggcggtgtaccgggatatgcaatgaaccaagagtgacatgtatgaaagaattatgaacggtggctttgccacgaatactatgtcaactacatgatcatgcaaagcaacatgaaaatgatgaacgtgtcatgataaacggaacggtggaaagttgcatggcaatatatctcgaaatggttatgaaaatgccataataggtaggtatggtggttgttttgaggaagatataaggaggtttatgtgtgaaagagcgtatcatatcacggggtttggatgcaccggcgaagtttgcaccaactctcaatgtgagaaagggcaatgcacggtaccgaagaggctagcaatgatggaaaggtgagagtgcgtataatccatggactcaacattagtcataaaagaactcacatacttattgcaaaaatctacaagtcatcaaaaaccaagcac contains:
- the LOC109748116 gene encoding sm-like protein LSM7, yielding MAGRKETALDLAKFVDKGVQVKLTGGRQVTGTLKGYDQLLNLVLDEAVESEREQDDPLKLSTKTRQLGLIVCRGTAVMLVSPTDGTDEIANPFLAAEGAS